CTTGCCAAGTCCAAACATCAACATAATATTGTCGCAAGCCTTTACACATTCTTCAGATCTTCCATCCTCATGATAGAGCTCTGCAAGCTCATAGAGCCATTTTTCATCAAGCTCTGCATCTGTGTACATTTCCAATGTATTGATCAACTGATCTCTTGGTGCACCCTTCTCCTTTAAAATCAAATAGCGCAGGATATAATTTCTTGAATCCTCTGGAGAAAGTTCATAAAATTCCTTATAAAAATTCTCGGCCTCAGCGACATTTCCCTCCTTAAGAGCCAATGTGGTCAGCTTATACAAAAGACGCTTTCCCTTCGCTGCCCGTTCATAGGCAAGCAATAAAATTTCCTTTGCCTCTGTGTATTCTTTATTCTTTTCATAGACTTCTGATACGATGGAGAGTAGGCTTGCATTATGTACTCTTCTCCAATCTACGCTGTCTGCAATGCGAAGTGCCGTTTCATAGTCCCCCGACTTTACTGATTTTTTCAGTATATCCACCTTTACATTAAATTCATACTTTTCCATCGAAGTTCTCTCCCGTTTCCCTTTCTTTACAACTGCGTTCGCCCCTCTAAGGCTCTGAGTAATGTCACTTCATCGATGTATTCTAAATCTCCACCAACGGGCACACCACTGGCAATTCTTGATACCTTAATCCCCGTAGGCTTGACAAGTTTTGCAATATACATCGCCGTTGTCTCTCCCTCTAAGCTAGAATTTGTTGCAATAATCACTTCCTTGACATCTTTTTCCAGACGCACCATCAATTCCTTGAGCTTAATATCTGCTGGTCCAATGCCTAGCATAGGTGAAATCGCTCCATGTAACACATGATAGACTCCTGTATAGCGTCCTGTCTTTTCATAGGCCACAAGATCTCTTGTGTTTTCTACAACCATAATCGTCTGGTGATCTCTTGCATGGCTCTTGCAAATTGGACAAGTCTCCTCATCAGTAAGTGTAAAACACTCCTTACAATAACGAACATTTTCTTTGGCCTGCACAATAGTTCTTGCCAAAACATCTACCTGCTCCTTTGGCATATTCAGAATATGAAATGCCAGACGTTGTGCCGATTTTGCACCGACTCCAGGCAATCTCGACAATTCTTCAATTAATTTTGTGATATAACTGCTGTAGTAGTCCATCGCCTAGAAAGGAAGTCCCCCTCCCAAACCACCAGCGAGTTTGCCCATAGAATTTTTATTCGCCTCCTCTAGCTGACGCATAGCCTCATTCATTGCTGCCATAATCAAATCCTCTAACATCTCCACATCATCTGGATCCACAGCATCTTTATCTAAGTTGACCTTAGTCACCTCTCTTTTTCCTGAGATGGTCACACTCACTACACCGCCTCCAGCAGTTGCGGTAAACTCCTTGGACTCAAATTCCTTCGCCTGCTCTTCCATTTGCTTTTGCATCTTTTGAGCCTGCTTCATCAAATTATTCATATTTCCTGGCATCATTCCTCCGCCAAATCCACCTCTTCTTGCCATTTGTATCCCTCCATTTTTCTTCTAGTCTTTTAGATATCTTCTATCTCTATTTTTGTATGTATAGCGTTCATTCCATCAACTATACTCTTGTATTCGGTTTCTTCTTGTTCCTTGCAACATCTTGCCTCAAAAGTAAAATGCTTTTGATACTCCTGTTCCACAATCTCACCAATCTCTGAAATTCTTTGCTCCGTAGCCCCCAACTTATACAAAGTTTCATCGCTAAAGATAAGTTCAATGATCCCATCTCCATGAGTTTGAATACTCACATTCTCTAAAAGTTTTGCTCCAGGAGCACTCATTCTTGCCACAAGATGGGGCCAATCATTTCTCAATTGAATAAAATCCTGATACTGTGCCTGTGGAAGTGTAATCACCTTCGGCTTTTCTTGCTCCTGTTCCTTTTTTTGTTCAGAAACAAAAGAAACCACCTGTCCACCTTCTTTTATACTTCTTTCTAACTTTTCAATGCGAGACAGCACAGATCCCACATCTTCTTCCATCTGTGGGGTCGAAAGTTTAATGATGGCAACCTCAAGCAAAACTCTCTTTTGGGGCGAATAGCGAATGCGTCCTGAAAGCTCACCAAAAATGCGAATATAGCGAACCAATTCATTTTCTGATACCCCTTTGGCATCCTCAATCATCAATTGCATATTCTCTCTTGAGACATCGACAATGCCTTCTAGATCTTCGGCTGTTTTGACAACCAATAGATTTCTCAAATACCACAAAAAATCAATTACAAACTGCCCAAGCTCTCGCCCCTGAATAACTAATTCTTCAATTACTTGCAATGACTGCGTAATTTGATCATTGACTACAAAACCAAAAAGTCTCGAATAGATTCCAATATCGGTTGCTCCCAAGGCATCCAAAACTTGGTCGTAACGAATCTCTCCCTCTGGATAAAATGCTCTGCACTCATCCAATAAACTCAAGGCATCTCTCATCGCCCCATCAGCCATCTTTGCAATATAGGCAAGGGCCTTCTTTTCTATGGTAATCCCCTCAGCCAAAGAAAGCTCTTCTAGGCGATGCGTAATCGTCTCCACACTGATGCGTTTAAAGTCATATCGTTGACATCTTGATAACACGGTCACAGGAATTTTATGCACCTCTGTCGTCGCCAATATAAATATAACATATTCTGGTGGCTCTTCAAGCGTCTTCAAAAGTGCATTAAAAGCTCCATTGGAGAGCATATGCACCTCATCAATAATAAATACTCGATATTTCCCCTGTGTCGGTGGATATTGTACTTGTTCCTTAATATCTCGAATATTATCCACACCATTATTTGATGCCGCATCAATTTCTACAACATTCATTGATGACTCACTGGCAATGGCCTTACAAGTCTCACATTCATTGCAGGGGTTTCCATTTACTGGACGTTCGCAATTTACGGCCTTCGCCATAATCTTTGCCACACTCGTTTTTCCCGTTCCCCTTGTGCCACAAAACAAATAGGCATGTCCCACTCTCTGAGATACTACTTGATTCTTTAATGTTCTACAAATGGCATCCTGCCCCTTCACTTCATCGAGTGTCTTTGGGCGCCATTTTCTATACAGTGCTGTATAAGACATCTGATTCCTCCACACACCTATTATAGTGCATATCCTCTATACACGCAAATAAATATCTCTATGCAAAAAAGCTGTCACACTCTCGTGCGACAGCCCCATCTTTCTTTTTGTACATCCTGCTTCGAGCACCGCTCACAAACGTTACCATGGCAGTAAGCTCAGCGACGGCGATCTCGCGGCACACGAAAGCTCCTGCTTAGTGCTGCTGCATTCCTGCCCTGACACAGTTCACAGGTTCCCGTTGCGCGGGGACCCTCGCGTCAACACCACTTGCCACGGGCAGCTTCACAAGCAAGCACCCTAGGCAGGACATCACCCCTGCTAAAGCGGATTGCAGGCTACAGGGCACCGCTATCTCCCCGGCTAGTACGAGTTTGAGTATAACTTTACTCTCTATTTTTGTCAACTATTTTCATCCATTAACGGGAAAGATAAAACTGCCTTAAATAAATCTCCATCAATGAGAATTTCAAATTCTCCTCCCTGTAACTTGGTCAATGAAGTGGCAATGGAAAGCCCCAATCCACTTCCTTCAGTTGTCCTTGAGACATCTCCTCGAACAAATCTCTCCGTCAACTCATCTGGTCGAATATTGAGTGGATTTGCTGAGATATTTTTCATTGTAAAGACTGCCATTTTCCCCTTGTGTGTCATTTCTACATAAACTCTTGAACCAAAAGCGGCATATTTATAGGCATTATTATATAAATTTTCCAAAACTCTCCACAATCTGCGCCCATCTGCCAAAATCATCATCTGATCTGTTGGAAGCTCTGAGACAATGCTTAACTTTCTCTCCTCATATTTTTCTTCAAACTCCCCATTACTTTGCTGGACGAGTTCAACAAAGTCAAGTGGGCCCATCTCCAAACTAATATTTCCACTAGAAGCCTTACTTGCCTCCACCAAATCCTCTGTCAAATTCTTTAGATGTTGAGACTTTACATCTAAGATATTCAAATATTCACAAATTTTAGGGTCACTCGGCTTTTCTCTCTTAATGAGTGCCACATAATTAATAATCGAAGTCAAAGGTGTCTTAATATCATGTGAGACATTGGTAATTAAGTCTGCCTTCATTCGCTCACTTTTTACTTGCTCCCCAATGGCAATTTCCAATCCATGACTAATGTGATTTAAATTTTCTGCTAACACAGCCTCTTTTCCATCAAAGGCCTCAATCTCCAAGTGATAATCGGTATTCCCATCTGAAATTCTCTTAATCGCC
This region of Lachnospiraceae bacterium oral taxon 096 genomic DNA includes:
- the dnaX gene encoding DNA polymerase III subunit gamma/tau; translated protein: MSYTALYRKWRPKTLDEVKGQDAICRTLKNQVVSQRVGHAYLFCGTRGTGKTSVAKIMAKAVNCERPVNGNPCNECETCKAIASESSMNVVEIDAASNNGVDNIRDIKEQVQYPPTQGKYRVFIIDEVHMLSNGAFNALLKTLEEPPEYVIFILATTEVHKIPVTVLSRCQRYDFKRISVETITHRLEELSLAEGITIEKKALAYIAKMADGAMRDALSLLDECRAFYPEGEIRYDQVLDALGATDIGIYSRLFGFVVNDQITQSLQVIEELVIQGRELGQFVIDFLWYLRNLLVVKTAEDLEGIVDVSRENMQLMIEDAKGVSENELVRYIRIFGELSGRIRYSPQKRVLLEVAIIKLSTPQMEEDVGSVLSRIEKLERSIKEGGQVVSFVSEQKKEQEQEKPKVITLPQAQYQDFIQLRNDWPHLVARMSAPGAKLLENVSIQTHGDGIIELIFSDETLYKLGATEQRISEIGEIVEQEYQKHFTFEARCCKEQEETEYKSIVDGMNAIHTKIEIEDI
- a CDS encoding YbaB/EbfC family nucleoid-associated protein, with translation MARRGGFGGGMMPGNMNNLMKQAQKMQKQMEEQAKEFESKEFTATAGGGVVSVTISGKREVTKVNLDKDAVDPDDVEMLEDLIMAAMNEAMRQLEEANKNSMGKLAGGLGGGLPF
- the recR gene encoding recombination mediator RecR, with the translated sequence MDYYSSYITKLIEELSRLPGVGAKSAQRLAFHILNMPKEQVDVLARTIVQAKENVRYCKECFTLTDEETCPICKSHARDHQTIMVVENTRDLVAYEKTGRYTGVYHVLHGAISPMLGIGPADIKLKELMVRLEKDVKEVIIATNSSLEGETTAMYIAKLVKPTGIKVSRIASGVPVGGDLEYIDEVTLLRALEGRTQL